In Borrelia hispanica CRI, the sequence AATCTCACCAATGTATAACAAATATAAATTACCTTGTTTAAATAATCAAATATCAAACATCAGTGTTGACAAAGATGGAAACATCATTCCTATTCTTAGGAATTCAGAAGGCAAAATAACAAATTTATTATTCTATGATCAAACATACAATTTAACTCCATTTAAGGTATATAACAATCATGAAGTTAAATTTGATATAACTAAAGATGATAATAATTATTTTAAAGAACTCATTAATGTTTATTATATTGATTCAAACAACACCAAAAAAAATATTGATTATTATAAAAATAACATCGATACAATCCCTTATTACATAGATTTAACAGAAAATCAGGACAATTTTTTAAAAAGCATCAAAATTAAAAATGAATATAAAGAATATATTAAAGAAAAAAATAAACTAAAAATATTGGTAAATAATGACAAATTAGATGATTTTAAAGCATTATTAAAACAAAATCCAAATACATTTTCTCTAAATACAATATTTTCAGATGGAAATCCTGTATTAATTTATGCAATAAAGTCAAAAGCTAAGAATATAATAAATCATATAATGTCACAAGATTTCAATATAAATCTAACCGATCAAGAAAATAAAACAGCACTTCATCATGCAATAATTAATGAATATGATATCACTTTCATTAAATCTCTTATAACAAAAGGAGCAAACC encodes:
- a CDS encoding ankyrin repeat domain-containing protein, with the protein product MSYYTLSNISLYVGYIIIGITSFTIFNTNLRIKIKNKMKKLNFLYYMILFIFFIIATNLSHYFSEKQLLEDFQEFKKDFFEIHQINETFLKKYILPLKEPIKMELMSKLTPINTIFNASIEKYSQKINKTPTDIKKNYDAYIKAINTEIKNKIFQLEREISPMYNKYKLPCLNNQISNISVDKDGNIIPILRNSEGKITNLLFYDQTYNLTPFKVYNNHEVKFDITKDDNNYFKELINVYYIDSNNTKKNIDYYKNNIDTIPYYIDLTENQDNFLKSIKIKNEYKEYIKEKNKLKILVNNDKLDDFKALLKQNPNTFSLNTIFSDGNPVLIYAIKSKAKNIINHIMSQDFNINLTDQENKTALHHAIINEYDITFIKSLITKGANPNIRDLTKKLPSDYTPKNGEIYQYLYIYNNKNN